The Streptococcaceae bacterium ESL0729 genome has a segment encoding these proteins:
- the spx gene encoding transcriptional regulator Spx, with product MLTVYTAPSCTSCKKAKAWFAKHQINFVERNIISNPLTKEEVQTILEMTEDGIDGVISTRNRYVKQLNIDFEELTFSQVVKIITENPQILRRPIIMDSKKLNIGYNEEEIRTFLPRSVRIIENRDARLRSVI from the coding sequence ATGCTTACCGTTTATACTGCCCCGTCTTGCACAAGTTGTAAAAAAGCCAAAGCTTGGTTTGCTAAACATCAAATTAATTTCGTTGAAAGAAATATCATCAGCAATCCTCTGACTAAAGAAGAAGTTCAAACGATTCTTGAAATGACAGAAGATGGTATTGATGGTGTTATCTCTACACGTAATAGGTATGTTAAGCAGCTGAATATTGACTTTGAGGAACTAACCTTTAGTCAAGTTGTTAAAATTATTACTGAGAATCCACAAATTTTACGTCGTCCAATTATTATGGACTCTAAAAAGTTGAACATTGGATACAATGAGGAAGAAATAAGAACTTTCCTTCCTCGCTCGGTAAGAATTATTGAAAATAGAGATGCGCGTTTGAGAAGTGTTATTTAG
- the recA gene encoding recombinase RecA, translated as MAKVKKKTEEVTKKFGDERERALNDALKVIEKDYGKGALMRLGDKAEQKVQVMSSGSLALDIALGAGGYPKGRIIEIYGPESSGKTTVALHAVAQAQKEGGIAAFIDAEHALDPAYAQALGVNIDELLLSQPDSGEQGLEIAGRLIDSGAIDLVVIDSVAALVPRAEIDGDIGDSHVGLQARMMSQAMRKLSASINKTKTIAIFINQLREKVGVMFGNPETTPGGRALKFYSSIRLDVRGNTQIKGTGDEKDQNVGKETKIKVVKNKVAPPFKVAEVEIMYGEGISQTGELLKIASDLDIVKKSGAWYSYKDERIGQGSEKAKAYLKEHPEVFDEIDREVRVKFGLLEDSTDKDDKEKVKTAKATKNEDLGLELEDIEIED; from the coding sequence TTGGCTAAAGTTAAGAAAAAAACAGAAGAAGTTACAAAGAAATTTGGTGACGAAAGAGAACGTGCCCTCAATGATGCCCTTAAAGTAATCGAAAAAGATTATGGTAAGGGAGCACTTATGCGTCTGGGTGACAAGGCTGAGCAAAAGGTTCAGGTCATGAGTTCTGGAAGTCTAGCCCTTGACATCGCCCTTGGTGCTGGTGGTTATCCAAAGGGACGGATTATTGAAATCTACGGGCCAGAATCATCTGGTAAAACAACTGTGGCCCTACACGCCGTAGCCCAGGCTCAAAAAGAAGGTGGAATCGCAGCCTTCATCGATGCTGAGCATGCCCTTGACCCAGCCTATGCCCAGGCCTTGGGTGTAAATATTGATGAACTCCTTTTATCACAACCAGATAGCGGAGAGCAGGGGCTTGAAATTGCTGGCCGCCTAATCGACAGTGGAGCGATTGACCTTGTTGTTATTGACTCGGTTGCAGCCCTTGTGCCTCGTGCTGAAATTGACGGTGACATTGGTGACTCACACGTTGGTCTTCAAGCCCGAATGATGAGTCAGGCCATGCGTAAACTTTCAGCAAGTATCAACAAGACTAAGACAATTGCAATCTTCATCAACCAACTTCGTGAAAAAGTAGGTGTAATGTTTGGTAACCCAGAAACTACTCCTGGTGGACGTGCCCTTAAATTCTATTCATCAATCCGTCTTGATGTCCGTGGAAACACGCAAATCAAGGGTACAGGTGACGAGAAGGATCAAAACGTTGGTAAGGAAACTAAGATTAAGGTTGTTAAAAATAAGGTTGCCCCACCATTTAAGGTAGCTGAAGTAGAAATCATGTATGGTGAAGGGATTTCACAAACAGGTGAGCTTCTTAAGATTGCTTCTGACCTTGATATTGTTAAAAAATCAGGTGCCTGGTATTCATATAAGGATGAACGAATTGGTCAAGGTTCTGAAAAGGCCAAGGCTTATTTGAAGGAACATCCAGAAGTTTTTGATGAAATCGACAGGGAAGTCCGCGTTAAGTTTGGCCTATTAGAGGACAGCACTGATAAAGATGACAAAGAAAAAGTTAAGACAGCCAAGGCCACTAAAAATGAAGATTTAGGTCTTGAACTTGAAGATATTGAAATAGAAGATTAA
- a CDS encoding ATP-binding cassette domain-containing protein gives MPLLELKDIKKSYYLGKEEFPVLKGINLSFERGEFASILGESGGGKSTLMNIIGGLDNKFSGEVIVNNVNQRSKTEKAMDEYRRSTIGFIFQSFNLVNYLSVLDNVLLSLKMTSLSHQEQVKKAEELLKQVGLFDHRKKKPNQLSGGQKQRVAIARALANSPEIIIADEPTGALDSQNTRDVLRILREIAESGTTVVVVTHSQEVADYGTRIIRLADGQIVADEKLRDPYQVVEKPKNFKAKALSLRSSLGMSWKHFKYNWKQNLLIAIGTGIGLFAVMLFLGLGNGISKFAEKQVSEQLNPNHPTIMRRISKDDKIPNELALQESSQAVLSGDSKLLFDDSLIAKLKAVSHVSGVEETYNIPLVIPGKITLNDQAENFQTVASWGSNQQEASVKEGHIPGDNEVLISKQTAMKFDPEDYQSIVGKKVKVSYATLSSDGTKPATIEKEYTVSGIIDSLASSNMAVFSFKELKNDLAAAGAQTKSSIVSIDIDDSKNVDQVLSDIQNIKIDGQKAFVTLGTGDILKTINGYLDIIKYVLAAIAGISLIVSIFMIVVTTYMSVTERTKEIGILRAMGARKKDIRRLFTGESLMLGLLAAIIAIAGALLGEFGLNKALYGLANFNLVQVTSSDVTFAILVGIIIALLSSIAPSSRASKMNTIEALSVD, from the coding sequence ATGCCCTTATTAGAACTTAAAGATATTAAAAAATCTTATTACCTGGGAAAGGAAGAATTTCCCGTATTGAAGGGAATAAATCTCTCCTTTGAAAGAGGAGAATTTGCAAGTATTCTCGGTGAATCAGGAGGCGGTAAATCGACTCTTATGAACATCATTGGAGGTCTTGATAATAAATTTTCCGGTGAGGTAATTGTTAATAATGTTAACCAAAGGTCAAAAACCGAAAAGGCCATGGATGAATACCGCAGGAGTACCATCGGCTTTATTTTCCAAAGTTTTAACCTAGTTAATTATCTAAGCGTTTTAGATAATGTTCTCCTAAGTCTTAAGATGACCAGTCTTTCACACCAGGAGCAGGTCAAAAAGGCTGAGGAGTTACTCAAACAAGTAGGTCTCTTTGACCACCGCAAGAAGAAGCCTAATCAGCTATCAGGTGGACAAAAGCAGAGGGTGGCCATTGCTCGTGCCCTTGCCAATAGCCCTGAAATTATTATAGCTGATGAACCTACTGGAGCCCTTGACAGTCAAAATACCAGGGATGTCCTTCGCATTCTAAGGGAAATTGCTGAAAGTGGAACCACCGTTGTCGTTGTTACCCATTCACAAGAGGTTGCTGATTACGGTACAAGAATCATCAGATTAGCTGATGGGCAGATTGTGGCTGATGAAAAGCTAAGAGACCCTTATCAGGTTGTCGAAAAACCTAAGAACTTCAAGGCCAAGGCCCTAAGCCTTAGAAGCTCTCTTGGAATGTCTTGGAAGCATTTTAAATACAACTGGAAGCAAAATCTTTTGATTGCAATTGGTACAGGAATTGGGCTTTTTGCAGTTATGCTCTTCTTGGGGCTTGGAAACGGGATTAGTAAGTTTGCTGAAAAGCAGGTATCAGAACAACTTAACCCCAACCATCCAACCATTATGAGAAGGATTTCAAAGGATGATAAAATCCCTAATGAGCTAGCCCTACAGGAGTCAAGTCAAGCTGTTTTGAGTGGGGACTCTAAGCTTTTATTTGATGATAGTTTAATCGCAAAATTAAAGGCTGTAAGCCACGTTTCAGGGGTTGAGGAAACCTATAACATTCCTTTAGTCATTCCTGGTAAAATTACCCTTAATGATCAGGCTGAAAACTTTCAAACTGTAGCTAGTTGGGGCAGTAACCAACAGGAAGCTTCAGTCAAGGAAGGCCATATCCCAGGGGATAACGAGGTTCTTATCAGCAAGCAAACGGCCATGAAATTTGATCCTGAGGATTACCAGTCAATTGTCGGTAAAAAGGTTAAGGTCAGCTATGCGACCCTGTCAAGTGACGGGACAAAACCTGCTACCATCGAAAAAGAGTACACTGTGTCTGGTATCATTGATTCTCTAGCAAGCTCAAACATGGCAGTCTTTAGCTTCAAGGAACTTAAAAATGACCTGGCAGCTGCTGGAGCTCAAACTAAGTCAAGTATCGTATCAATTGATATTGATGATTCTAAAAATGTCGACCAGGTTCTCTCAGACATTCAAAATATTAAAATTGACGGTCAAAAGGCCTTCGTTACTCTAGGAACAGGAGACATCCTTAAAACAATTAATGGTTACCTAGATATCATTAAGTATGTTCTTGCAGCTATTGCTGGAATCTCCCTCATCGTGTCAATCTTTATGATTGTCGTGACAACTTACATGTCCGTTACTGAAAGAACTAAAGAAATTGGTATCCTTCGTGCTATGGGGGCCCGCAAAAAAGATATTCGCCGTCTCTTTACTGGAGAAAGCCTTATGCTAGGTCTTCTTGCAGCAATCATAGCTATTGCAGGAGCCCTACTAGGAGAATTTGGACTTAATAAGGCTCTCTATGGTTTGGCCAACTTCAATCTGGTTCAGGTTACAAGTAGTGATGTGACTTTTGCCATCTTAGTTGGAATCATCATTGCCCTTCTATCAAGTATTGCACCATCAAGTCGTGCAAGTAAGATGAACACAATTGAAGCACTTTCAGTTGATTAA
- the rpsD gene encoding 30S ribosomal protein S4: MSRYTGPSWKLSRRLGVSLSGTGKEIARRNYVPGQHGPNNRSKLSEYGLQLAEKQKLRFSYGVTERQFRNLFVQASKIKEGTLGFNFMVLLEQRLDNVVYRLGLATTRRQARQFVNHGHILVNGSRVDIPSYRVQVGDVISVREKSQKVPAILEAVEATLGRPAFVSFDADKLTGTLERLPERDEINPEINEALVVEFYNKQL; this comes from the coding sequence ATGTCACGTTATACAGGACCATCATGGAAACTTTCACGCCGTTTAGGTGTATCACTTTCAGGAACCGGTAAAGAAATCGCTCGTCGTAACTACGTACCAGGACAACACGGACCAAACAACCGTAGCAAACTATCAGAATACGGTCTACAACTTGCTGAGAAACAAAAACTTCGTTTCTCTTACGGAGTAACTGAACGTCAATTCCGTAACCTATTCGTACAAGCAAGCAAAATCAAAGAAGGAACTCTTGGTTTCAACTTCATGGTTCTTCTTGAACAACGTCTTGACAACGTAGTTTACCGTCTAGGTCTTGCTACTACTCGTCGTCAAGCACGTCAATTCGTTAACCACGGTCACATCCTTGTAAACGGAAGCCGCGTTGATATCCCATCATACCGCGTACAAGTTGGTGATGTAATCAGCGTTCGTGAAAAATCTCAAAAAGTTCCAGCTATCCTTGAAGCTGTTGAAGCTACTCTTGGACGTCCAGCATTCGTATCATTCGATGCTGACAAACTTACTGGTACTCTTGAGCGTCTTCCAGAACGTGATGAGATCAACCCAGAAATCAACGAAGCTCTTGTCGTAGAATTCTACAACAAACAACTTTAA